In a single window of the Clostridia bacterium genome:
- a CDS encoding AzlC family ABC transporter permease codes for MSTKRLYAKGVKDGIPVGLGYFAVSFALGITAKNAGLTALQAMLTSLTVNASAGEYAGFTLILAGASYLELALMMFVANARYLLMSCALSQKISPETSIWHRLLVSFHITDEIFALDMNCPGKLNPIYSYGVVTTAAPGWAIGTYLGVVMGNVLPPNIVSALSVGLYGMFLAIIIPPARKDKIVRGAVLVSMALSGIAAYSGLSKVLSEGTVIILLTVVISAVFAWLFPLKEGKEDEK; via the coding sequence TTGAGCACAAAACGATTGTACGCCAAAGGCGTAAAAGACGGCATTCCGGTGGGGCTTGGCTATTTTGCGGTGTCCTTTGCATTGGGTATTACCGCCAAAAACGCAGGGCTTACGGCGTTGCAGGCAATGCTGACCAGTCTTACGGTAAACGCATCGGCAGGTGAGTATGCAGGCTTTACCCTGATTTTGGCAGGCGCAAGTTACCTGGAGCTTGCGTTGATGATGTTCGTGGCAAACGCCAGATATCTTTTAATGAGTTGTGCTTTAAGTCAGAAAATCTCGCCCGAAACCTCCATATGGCATCGACTATTGGTTTCTTTTCATATTACCGACGAGATTTTTGCCCTGGACATGAACTGTCCCGGTAAGCTCAATCCCATATATTCTTACGGGGTTGTAACCACTGCCGCACCGGGCTGGGCGATTGGAACATATCTGGGTGTTGTGATGGGCAATGTCCTGCCGCCAAACATCGTAAGTGCCTTAAGTGTCGGGCTTTACGGCATGTTTCTTGCTATCATCATTCCGCCTGCGCGCAAGGACAAAATTGTGCGCGGTGCCGTCCTGGTTTCTATGGCTTTAAGCGGAATTGCCGCGTATTCCGGCTTAAGCAAGGTGCTGTCCGAGGGTACGGTTATTATTTTACTGACTGTGGTGATTTCAGCGGTGTTTGCATGGCTTTTCCCGTTAAAGGAGGGCAAAGAAGATGAAAAATAA